In the Mesorhizobium sp. M1D.F.Ca.ET.043.01.1.1 genome, GGCCTGGCCGCGAGGCGATGGCGCAGGACATCGCGGGCCGGTGGGGCCGAAGCCGTGCCGTCCTTTGAAGCCTTCGCATTCCGGTCCCCGGACCGATTTTCCAGATAACACCGTGACAGGGTGGCTTGGCTTGGAAGGCCAATGGAGAAGGATTCGAACCTTCGACCGTCAGATTATGAGTCTGATGCTCTACCCAACTGAGCTATCCGTGGTGCAGACAGCAGGAGTCGAACCTGCGACCTCCGGATCCAAATCCGGCGCTCTTCCGCTGAGCTACATCCGCGATCCCAATCCCCGAAACGGCGCCGCACACAGCTCGGCAAAGCCGGCTGCGCGGGCGGAGACGAAAGCTCCAACCGTTGTGCTCGCTTCGGTTTTCGTGACCGGGAGCGCGCCTATAGACCCTGCGACGGGTTGTCGCAAGCGGCATTGTCGCGGCGGATTTGGGGCTTCTTTCGGCAGTGGCATTTCTGCAACAGTTGCAACCATCGCCTGTATCAGGCTCGCGGCTGTCAGAAAGTGACGCGGCCAAGCACCCTTAGGCCGTCGCCCTGCGGCTCGACCACCACCGCTTCGCCTTCGCGCGGCGCGACGCCGGTCAGCGCCACGATGTTCTCCAGATGGGTGACCAGCACCAGATTGTCGGAACCGGAATAGCCGCGGATTTCCTTCAGCGTCGCCTCAAGCTGTGCGGCCTTCCCGGCGGGATCGGCCTTCAGGAGGTCGAGCGGCGCGAAGGGTTCCGGTTCCGCCTCGAAGGCGATGCGGGCGGTGTCGAGGCAGCGGCAGTAGCGGCTGGAGAGGACCCGCTCGATGGGCGCCGCGCGCGCCGCGAAGAGGGCGCCGATGCGACTTGACTGCTGCTTGCCGCGCTCCGACAGGTTGAGCTGAGTGGCACAATTGCCGATGTCGAAATTCGCCGGGTCGGTGGTTCCGGTGACGAAGGCGTGGCGAAGCAGCACGATATGGGCGCCGTCGCGCAACAGCGCCCAGCCCGCGTCGGTCGCGTGGGCGAGGGTCGGAACGGCAAGCAGGAAAAGCGCCAGGGCGAGTCGCAGCATGAGAAGTCCTTGTGGCGGCCGGGGAGGCCGGGGCCAAGAGGCATATAGGGACCGCAAAGCTGGGTGAAAAACAAGCGGAGGACCCGTCGGATGGTCGGTGAGCGGTTAGGCTGGTCGATTGCACCGCGGTCGGGGCTCGCCTATCACGGGAAAGATGTCCCCGCTTGTTGCAACCGTCCTCTTCGTCTTCAGTCTCGTCGCGCTCGGCTATCTCGCCGGGTTCACCGGCTATCTGAAGCCGGCAAGCGGAGAGGGCATATCCGAATTCGCCGTCAACGTGGCGATGCCGCTGCTGCTCTTCCAGACCATGGTGAAGTCCGATTTCCACGGCGTGGCGCCGTGGTCGCTGTGGGGCGCCTATTTCGCGGCGGTCGCCGTCACCTGGGCCGCCGGCCATCTGGTGACGACGCGCATCTTCGGCCGGGATGCCCGCGCCGGAATCGTCGGCGGCGTTTCCTCGGCCTATTCCAATGTCGTGCTGCTCGGGGCGCCTTTCATCCTCGGCGTTTTCGGCCCGAGCGGCTTCGAGGTCCTGTCGCTGCTCGTCTCCATCCACCTGCCGGTGATGATGATGGCCTCGATCGTGCTGTTCGAGATGTTCGGCCGTGGCGGCGGCGAACCGGTGCACCCGCTGCGCGTCATCCGGAATTTTCTGAGGCGGCTGTTCTTCAATCCGCTGATCGTCGGCATCCTGGCGGGGCTTGCCTGGCGCTTGACCGGCGCGCCGCTGCCGGCGCTGATCGGGCGACTGGTCGACGCCCTCGCCGCTACGGCGGGACCGGTGGCGCTGTTTGCGATGGGCCTCAGCCTGTGCCGCTTCGGCATTTCCGGCAACGTCCGGCCGGCTCTGGCGCTCTCGGTGCTCAAGCTCTTCCTGATGCCGGCGCTTGTCCTTCTTCTCGTCTGGTTGCTCGGCCTGCCGCCGCTGACGGCAAAGGTGGCCGTGGTGGCGGCGGCGCTGCCTTCCGGCATCAACTCCTATCTCATCGCCGTCCAGTTCAACACCGGCCAGGCGCTGGCGTCGAACCAGATGACGATCGCCACGGCAAGCGCGGTGCTGACCACGTCGTTCTGGCTGACGGTGGTCCTGCACGTATTTGGCTAGGTATGGCGGTGTTCAGGTAATGCGGGCCTGACCTGAACCTCGGCACACCCTTCCGGTGACTTGCTGCTCGCCTTTGCTGGCCTAACCCCTATATGCCATCTTGTGATTGCTTGCCGGGCTTTCCCTAGGTAAGAGCAATGCGCCAGCGTGCGGCCTTGCACGCCCATCGAATATCCAGAAAAACGGCCGATCAGCGCGCCGAACGGAGGCCAGACCATGCTTCAGAAAACCAGTC is a window encoding:
- a CDS encoding histidine phosphatase family protein yields the protein MLRLALALFLLAVPTLAHATDAGWALLRDGAHIVLLRHAFVTGTTDPANFDIGNCATQLNLSERGKQQSSRIGALFAARAAPIERVLSSRYCRCLDTARIAFEAEPEPFAPLDLLKADPAGKAAQLEATLKEIRGYSGSDNLVLVTHLENIVALTGVAPREGEAVVVEPQGDGLRVLGRVTF
- a CDS encoding AEC family transporter, coding for MSPLVATVLFVFSLVALGYLAGFTGYLKPASGEGISEFAVNVAMPLLLFQTMVKSDFHGVAPWSLWGAYFAAVAVTWAAGHLVTTRIFGRDARAGIVGGVSSAYSNVVLLGAPFILGVFGPSGFEVLSLLVSIHLPVMMMASIVLFEMFGRGGGEPVHPLRVIRNFLRRLFFNPLIVGILAGLAWRLTGAPLPALIGRLVDALAATAGPVALFAMGLSLCRFGISGNVRPALALSVLKLFLMPALVLLLVWLLGLPPLTAKVAVVAAALPSGINSYLIAVQFNTGQALASNQMTIATASAVLTTSFWLTVVLHVFG